The following are from one region of the Nostoc cf. commune SO-36 genome:
- a CDS encoding FAD-dependent oxidoreductase, whose amino-acid sequence MQINKKAINNSKQENLEVFVHTENGKVVTFEPYLLVGCDGLHSIVRNTLKDWDKPTSDRFEMKLFPSPSSCLRYKVLTLPPNFPLVHSSNEHAVSTMAYAIPGALRGRKRSVSLGILPLKNPDEPRSANIIKYPDHQIWELKNSEELYNFFEKAFPQLPIRQIVSPEEAERFAKSEGAYFPIPQYCSGLHLLLMHEPGCLEIPQSSSSGIILLGDAIHCFPPDIGQGVNSALEDVYILNEALSQSNDELSRSLPLYESLRLPDTKALVYLAQTAYPWQYNQNSLGKLVWYVNFFLRLLLSRLLPFIFNPPAFFLIQNYQLSYQQIWVMVQRTTKTFYILSIIFLCGLLALVLKDLVSIY is encoded by the coding sequence TGGTTGTGATGGTCTTCACTCCATCGTCCGTAACACATTAAAAGACTGGGATAAACCTACATCAGACAGATTTGAGATGAAGCTTTTTCCCTCGCCCAGTTCGTGCCTGAGATACAAAGTGTTAACCCTGCCACCAAATTTTCCTCTGGTTCATAGTAGTAACGAACACGCCGTGAGTACTATGGCATACGCAATTCCTGGAGCTTTGCGAGGTCGCAAGCGTTCTGTTTCTCTTGGCATATTGCCGCTTAAAAACCCAGATGAACCCCGTTCTGCAAATATTATTAAATACCCAGACCACCAAATATGGGAATTGAAAAACTCTGAGGAACTGTACAATTTTTTTGAAAAAGCCTTCCCACAATTGCCTATACGTCAAATAGTATCACCTGAAGAGGCTGAGAGATTTGCTAAAAGTGAAGGCGCTTACTTCCCCATTCCTCAATACTGTTCTGGATTGCACTTGTTGTTAATGCACGAACCAGGATGTCTTGAGATACCCCAGTCTTCATCTTCTGGAATAATACTTTTAGGAGATGCCATTCACTGCTTTCCTCCAGATATTGGACAAGGGGTAAACTCAGCATTGGAGGATGTGTACATTCTAAATGAGGCACTTTCTCAAAGTAACGACGAACTCTCGCGTAGTTTGCCTTTATACGAATCTTTACGCTTACCTGATACAAAAGCCTTGGTATACCTTGCCCAAACTGCTTATCCCTGGCAGTATAACCAAAACTCGCTTGGCAAGTTGGTGTGGTATGTCAACTTTTTTCTGCGACTTTTACTTAGTCGGTTACTACCCTTTATATTTAATCCTCCAGCATTCTTTCTCATCCAGAATTATCAACTTTCCTACCAGCAAATCTGGGTTATGGTTCAACGTACCACCAAAACATTTTATATACTCAGTATAATATTCCTTTGTGGGTTGTTGGCTTTAGTATTGAAGGATTTAGTAAGTATTTATTGA
- a CDS encoding glycosyltransferase family protein has protein sequence MVISQRGIITYAYGASYYIEMAKSLARSLRLHSPNVPRAIVTDNQNDKELLELFDYVITMKEEYGSNVRQKLHVYDYSPFENTLYIDSDCIAVKDINFIFDDFKGRSFSVPGNVYLKAGDKDNFVELDDILKRFNLTKLPKFNGGIYYFEKNDTAKAFFETALEFSSDWKKLGIGEFRGDGPNDERLFGIAMMLHNQSMFEDYGQMMRTPIGLRGSFDIDAIKGKSSFQKYNEVVSPALVHFACVWGEHPVYHREVSRLKNLNKGSTNEIKSDILSTIKYKFGYQIALLRYIAKRVPKNPQYVQARVKKLLRQVPELIKSRYKTQLIRSK, from the coding sequence ATGGTTATTTCACAACGTGGTATTATTACCTACGCTTACGGGGCATCTTACTATATAGAAATGGCAAAGTCACTAGCGCGTTCTCTACGTCTTCATTCACCAAATGTTCCCCGCGCTATTGTTACTGACAATCAAAATGATAAAGAGTTACTCGAACTTTTTGATTACGTTATAACTATGAAAGAAGAATACGGTTCTAATGTGAGACAAAAGCTTCATGTCTATGATTACTCTCCATTTGAAAATACACTTTATATTGATAGTGATTGCATAGCAGTAAAAGATATTAACTTTATTTTTGATGATTTTAAAGGTAGAAGTTTTAGTGTGCCAGGTAATGTATATCTTAAAGCAGGTGATAAAGATAATTTCGTTGAATTAGATGACATCCTCAAACGATTTAATCTGACAAAATTACCTAAATTTAATGGAGGTATTTATTATTTCGAGAAAAACGATACTGCTAAGGCATTTTTTGAAACAGCGCTAGAATTTTCGAGCGACTGGAAAAAGCTAGGTATTGGTGAATTTCGTGGTGATGGCCCTAATGATGAACGTCTTTTTGGTATAGCGATGATGCTACACAATCAAAGTATGTTTGAAGATTATGGTCAGATGATGCGAACACCTATTGGTCTTCGTGGTTCTTTTGATATAGATGCTATTAAAGGTAAATCTAGTTTTCAAAAATACAATGAGGTGGTGTCTCCTGCTCTTGTACACTTTGCCTGCGTTTGGGGAGAACATCCCGTATATCATCGGGAAGTATCAAGATTAAAAAACCTAAATAAAGGTTCCACTAACGAGATCAAGTCTGATATACTCTCCACAATTAAATATAAGTTTGGCTATCAAATTGCCTTATTAAGGTATATAGCAAAACGTGTACCTAAAAATCCTCAGTATGTTCAAGCTAGAGTGAAAAAACTTTTGAGGCAAGTACCTGAGTTGATTAAAAGTAGATACAAAACTCAGTTAATTCGTAGCAAATAA